AATCCACCGAGTCGGCCCCCGAAGACGCTGCCGAGGAGGTGTCCGGCGCGTGATGCGCGTCGCCCGCTGGCACGGCGCCCTCGTCGGCGCCCTCTTCGCCAGCGCCCTCGGGCTGTACGTCGGCGACCACGTCTTCTTCCTGGCCGCGACCATCCCCCTCTCGTACGTCGTCTACGGCCACCTCACGGGGCTCGGGCCGCCCTCGCTGTCCGTCGAGCGGACGTTCGACGACGAGCACGTCGACCCCGGGGACCGTGTGACAGTCCACCTCACCGTCGAGAACACGGGCGAGCGAGCCATCCCGGACCTGCGGCTGGTCGACGGCGTCCCGGCGGACGTGGCCGTCGTCGACGGCTCCCCGGCCGCGGCCATCGCGCTCCGGCCGGGCGAGTCGACGACCGTGACCTACGAGGTCCACCCGCCGCGGGGGAGCCACGAGTTCGGGACCGTCGCCGTCCGCGGGCGGAACCTGGCGGGCACCGTCACGGGGACGACCACCGTCGCGCCCGTCGGATCCGAGACGCTGCGCTGTTCGACCCTGCTGGACGAGTTCCCGCTCGCGGACCTGACGACCCCCTTCGCTGGCCAGCGCCCGACCGACACCGGCGGGGAGGGCATCGAGTTCCACTCCGTCAGGGAGTACCGCCGCGGCGACCCCCTCTCGCACGTCGACTGGCGGCGACTCGCCCGCACGGGCGAACTCGCGACCGTCACCTTCCGCCAGGAGCGGGCCGCGACGGTCGTGTTC
Above is a genomic segment from Halorientalis sp. LT38 containing:
- a CDS encoding DUF58 domain-containing protein yields the protein MRVARWHGALVGALFASALGLYVGDHVFFLAATIPLSYVVYGHLTGLGPPSLSVERTFDDEHVDPGDRVTVHLTVENTGERAIPDLRLVDGVPADVAVVDGSPAAAIALRPGESTTVTYEVHPPRGSHEFGTVAVRGRNLAGTVTGTTTVAPVGSETLRCSTLLDEFPLADLTTPFAGQRPTDTGGEGIEFHSVREYRRGDPLSHVDWRRLARTGELATVTFRQERAATVVFVVDDRPIARPQPVAGGPSAFDHVLYAASRGLVTLTDAGHEVGVTTLSPGDERDWVSPGRGGATEAAAADLFDRLDESGEDDGPGPQPAHTPVATDGAGDAGGDDGEPGDAEPDGPDGTALGLALCERLPANAQVVLCTPLSDDAPVAVVETLLSNRHAVTVLSPDVTTANEGEHPTPGQAVSEIRRRTRLTDIERLGVVGIDWRPDEPLQIALADVLSAASRGWRE